One stretch of Meleagris gallopavo isolate NT-WF06-2002-E0010 breed Aviagen turkey brand Nicholas breeding stock chromosome 14, Turkey_5.1, whole genome shotgun sequence DNA includes these proteins:
- the OXTR gene encoding oxytocin receptor: MEKLYLAGSGLWANGTLGNGSLQPEDRTTVRNGTADPLKRNEDMAKVEVTVLCLILFFALSGNLCVLLAIHTTRQKHSRMYFFMKHLSIADLVVAVFQVLPQLIWDITFRFYGPDFLCRLIKYLQVVGMFASTYMLLLMSLDRCLAICQPLRSLHRRADRVSVLLTWLLCLLVSIPQIHIFSLRDVGNGVYDCWADFIQPWGPKAYVTWITLMVYIIPVLMLSVCYGLISFKIWQNVKLKTAHGPPGGLSSTARGGAAFARVSSTRLISKAKIRTVKMTFIIVLAFIVCWTPFFFVQMWSVWDTNAPQEGTSSPRGCVRAGTAALWAGGCERQQRLEGSGAWRGRGEILSVEQHRERRQRLPLSSPHWSRASPVPNPFFFPAVLLCHR; encoded by the coding sequence ATGGAGAAGTTGTACCTGGCGGGGAGCGGCCTGTGGGCCAACGGCACGCTGGGGAACGGCAGCCTGCAGCCCGAGGACAGGACGACCGTCAGGAACGGCACCGCGGACCCCCTGAAGAGGAACGAGGACATGGCCAAGGTGGAGGTGACCGTGCTCTGCCTCATCCTCTTCTTCGCCCTGAGCGGCAACCTGTGCGTGCTCCTGGCCATCCACACCACCCGGCAGAAGCACTCCCGCATGTACTTCTTCATGAAGCACCTGAGCATCGCCGACCTGGTGGTGGCCGTCTTCCAGGTCCTGCCCCAGCTCATATGGGACATCACCTTCAGGTTCTACGGCCCCGACTTCCTTTGCCGGCTGATCAAGTACTTGCAGGTGGTGGGAATGTTCGCCTCCACCTACATGCTCCTGTTGATGTCCCTGGACCGCTGCTTGGCCATCTGTCAGCCACTGCGGTCCCTGCATAGGCGGGCGGACCGGGTCTCCGTCCTGCTCACCTggctgctgtgcctgctggTCAGCATCCCCCAGATCCACATCTTTTCCCTGCGGGATGTGGGGAACGGAGTGTACGACTGCTGGGCGGATTTCATCCAGCCCTGGGGACCCAAAGCCTATGTCACCTGGATAACCCTCATGGTCTACATCATCCCAGTGTTGATGCTGAGCGTCTGCTACGGCTTAATCAGCTTCAAAATCTGGCAGAACGTGAAGCTGAAGACGGCCCACGGGCCCCCCGGGGGGCTGAGCTCCACCGCCCGCGGCGGAGCGGCGTTTGCCAGGGTCAGCAGCACGCGGCTCATTTCCAAAGCCAAGATCCGGACGGTCAAAATGACTTTCATCATCGTGCTGGCGTTTATCGTGTGCTGGACGCCCTTCTTCTTCGTGCAGATGTGGTCGGTGTGGGACACCAACGCTCCGCAGGAAGGTACGTCCTCCCCCCGCGGCTGTGTGCGTGCAGGGACTGCGGCGCTCTGGGCCGGGGGCTGCGAGAGACAGCAACGTCTCGAGGGCTCGGGGGCCTGGAGGGGGCGAGGAGAGATTCTGAGCGTGGAACAGCACCGGGAGAGGCGGCAGCGGCTGCCCCTGAGCTCCCCTCACTGGAGCCGCGCGTCTCCCGTGCcgaatccttttttttttcctgcggTATTGCTCTGTCACCGCTGA
- the LMCD1 gene encoding LIM and cysteine-rich domains protein 1, producing MPRIKKQTFPRGCLALFQMSMSQPQSGRGVPCLRCRGTCMGFEPHSWRKICKSCKCSQEDHCLSSDVEDDRKIGRLLSDSKYATLTARVKGGDGVRIYKRNRMIITNPIVSRKDPTFDTITYEWAPPGLTQKLAMQYMELIPKEMQPVAGTDGAHYRRRQLVRQLPVHDHDPSQCRGLAEGEAKLMEDFVKKYKAEALGVGEVALPGQAGNAKEEDKAKDAGPAAEKPPKTSNGALESTPTAGLYRCETCKQAVPEDCPVVYADRAGYARLWHPACFVCCRCAEPLVDLIYFWKSGAAWCGRHYCESLRPRCAGCDEIIFSEEFQRAEGMAWHKKHFACLECETLLSGKAFSLDKGSLRCATCSRSKRL from the exons ATGCCGAGGATCAAGAAGCAAACCTTTCCCCGTGGATGTCTTGCTCTGTTCCAGATGTCCATGAGCCAGCCGCAGTCAGGACGAGGGGTGCCGTGTTTGCGCTGCAGAGGGACCTGCATGGGCTTTGAGCCACATTCCTGGAG GAAAATATGCAAGTCGTGCAAATGCAGCCAGGAGGACCACTGCCTGAGCTCGGATGTGGAGGACGACAGGAAAATTGGCCGCCTGCTGTCAGACTCGAAGTATGCCACACTCACTGCTCGTGTGAAAGGAGGGGACGGCGTTCGCATCTACAAGAGGAACCGCATGATCATCACCAACCCCATCGTGTCAAGGAAAGACCCCACCTTCGACACCATCACATACGAGTGGGCTCCACCAGGGCTCACGCAGAAGCTG GCCATGCAATACATGGAGCTGATCCCCAAGGAGATGCAGCCGGTGGCAGGCACTGACGGCGCCCATTACCGCCGGCGGCAGCTGGTGCGGCAGCTCCCGGTGCACGACCACGACCCGTCACAGTGCCGCGGCCTGGCCGAGGGTGAGGCGAAGCTGATGGAAGACTTTGTGAAGAAGTACAAGGCGGAGGCGCTGGGCGTTGGGGAGGTGGCCCTGCCGGGCCAGGCTGGCAATGCAAAGGAGGAGGACAAGGCAAAGGATGCGGGCCCGGCGGCCGAAAAGCCCCCCAAGACCAGCAATGGGGCCCTGGAGAGCACGCCCACTGCAGGGCTCTAT CGCTGCGAGACCTGCAAGCAGGCGGTGCCGGAGGACTGCCCGGTGGTGTACGCGGACCGGGCAGGATACGCACGGCTGTGGCACCCGGCCTGCTTCGTCTGCTGCCGCTGCGCCGAGCCCCTCGTCGACCTCATCTACTTCTGGAAGAGCGGGGCTGCCTGGTGCGGGCGTCACTACTGCGAGAGCCTGCGGCCGCGCTGCGCCGGCTGCGACGAG ATCATCTTCTCGGAGGAGTTTCAGCGGGCAGAGGGGATGGCCTGGCATAAGAAGCATTTCGCCTGCCTGGAGTGCGAGACGCTGCTGAGTGGCAAAGCCTTCAGCCTGGACAAGGGCAGCCTGCGGTGCGCGACCTGCAGCCGGAGCAAGCGCCTCTGA